A single region of the Bartonella harrusi genome encodes:
- a CDS encoding SMI1/KNR4 family protein, translating to MKTYNLSDVAQLVDKYSDRINFGTADDGVDDVLIEKAEKTLGLQFTTSYKSFLKNYGGGEIGYEEIMSVYLIDFEIARSDDIVYNHLTDIKNGLAKPQRLVVCTNDLDESFYFDYSQFRDGECPLYIEIASGDSEYYANNFYEFLCKRIIANLE from the coding sequence ATGAAAACTTATAATTTATCCGATGTTGCACAATTAGTTGATAAGTATAGCGATCGTATCAATTTTGGTACTGCTGATGATGGAGTTGATGATGTACTAATTGAAAAAGCAGAGAAAACTCTCGGTTTGCAGTTTACAACTTCCTACAAGAGTTTTTTAAAAAATTACGGAGGAGGAGAAATTGGTTATGAAGAAATAATGAGCGTTTATCTTATAGACTTTGAGATTGCACGTAGTGATGATATTGTTTACAACCATTTGACGGATATAAAAAATGGTTTAGCAAAACCACAGCGGCTCGTCGTTTGTACAAATGATTTGGATGAGTCATTTTATTTTGATTATTCTCAATTTCGGGATGGCGAATGCCCACTCTATATTGAAATTGCATCTGGAGATTCAGAGTATTACGCAAATAACTTCTATGAATTCCTTTGTAAAAGAATTATAGCTAATTTGGAATAA
- a CDS encoding SMI1/KNR4 family protein — MKTYTLDDVRELVDKYEGDIVNFCSEEKAVDDLVIEKAEKALGLQFTTSYKAFLKHCKGGDIGGDEIYSLYENPVGIPAGDIVFQNLNDRKRGFVTPKQLVVSRTDFGETFYFDYTQFQDGECPLYVMFADEECEYYASNFYEFLCKRIKESVGTEIPDGDQPIAKMEKTPHPQPLPFYKRFWKKIWRRDNS; from the coding sequence ATGAAAACCTATACCTTAGATGATGTCAGAGAATTAGTTGATAAATATGAAGGTGATATTGTCAATTTTTGTTCTGAAGAAAAGGCGGTTGATGATCTCGTGATTGAAAAGGCGGAGAAAGCTCTCGGTTTACAATTCACAACGTCTTACAAAGCTTTTTTAAAACATTGTAAAGGTGGTGATATTGGAGGTGATGAAATCTATAGTCTTTATGAGAATCCTGTAGGTATTCCTGCTGGTGATATTGTTTTCCAAAACTTAAATGATAGAAAACGTGGTTTTGTAACACCAAAACAGCTGGTCGTGAGTAGAACTGATTTTGGTGAAACCTTTTATTTTGATTATACGCAGTTTCAGGATGGTGAATGCCCACTCTATGTCATGTTTGCGGATGAAGAGTGCGAATATTACGCCAGTAATTTTTATGAATTTCTTTGCAAAAGAATTAAAGAAAGCGTGGGAACTGAGATACCTGATGGTGATCAACCGATTGCAAAGATGGAGAAAACACCCCATCCGCAACCTCTCCCTTTTTACAAGCGTTTTTGGAAAAAAATATGGAGGAGGGACAATTCCTGA